The DNA window ATTGAAAAATTTGAGCCAAGCGGACTACGGTAAAAAGCAGCTTTTTGATGAGGATTTTCACCGTAACGAAGCGTTTGAGACAATTCGTACGTAAGCGTCAATTGATCCGGATATTCTTCACCTGTCAAGTCAGTCAAATAATTAGAGATATATGAATCGTAAGCCGCTGTATGGCGGAAAACTTTCGCTGCTAAACGACGTCTCGTTTCAGGAGTTGTAGATTGTTTGTTTTGTAATTCCGTCAATACTCCAGCATAATCAGCTGCATCCACGATAACCGTTACGTATGCGTGATTTTTTGCAGCAGAACGCAACATGGTTGGACCGCCAATATCGATGTTTTCAATCGCATCATCAACTGTCACGTCTGGTTTTACGATGGTTTCACGGAACGGGTATAAATTAACACAGACAATATCAATCGGCGAAATGCCGTTTTCAGCCATTTGACTTTGATGTTCTGCATCATCATGTTTGGCTAATAGTCCACCGTGTACAAGCGGATGCAAGGTTTTTACACGTCCACCTAAAATTTCTGGAAATTTCGTAACTTCGTCTACGGCTGTAATCGCAACGCCGTTTTCTTCAAGAAATTTTTTAGTGCCGCCTGTCGATAACAGTTCATAGCCCATTTTTTCCAATTCCTGTGCAAATTCCAAAATCCCTGATTTATCCGATACGCTGAGTAATGCTCTTTTTTTCACAAATAGTCCTCCTATAGATTAAGACCGACAGTTTACCGGTCGAATAATTGCTGCAATGTTGCAGGATATAATTCATGTTCAATCTGATGGATCTGTTGCTCGACTTCTTCACGTCCACGACCTAATACCGGAAACGATTGTTGTGCAATAATGTTGCCTGTATCCATTCCAGCGTCTACATAATGCACTGTGACGCCTGCGTTTTCTGCCCCTGCTGCAAGTGTTTGCCCGATTGCATCTTTTCCTGGAAACGCGGGCAAAACAGAAGGATGGATATTCACAATGCGGTTTTCATATGCTTCAAGTAAAACCGGGCCAATCAAGCGCATATAGCCTGCAAGGATAATCCATTCTACTCCAAGTGCTTGCAGTTTTTCTTTTAACATTTCTTCGTAATGTTGCTTGGAGTCATACTTAGAAGGAATAAAAGAAAAAGATGCCACCCCTGCTTTTTTCGCACGTTCTACTACGAACGCTTGTGGCTTGTCGGTTACAACAAGCATTAATTCAGCCTCTAAGTTACCGTCCGTAATCGCATCGACAATGGCTTGAAAATTAGAGCCATTGCCAGATGCAAAAACAGCAATCTTTGTTTTAGTTTTCATCCAATGTGCCGTCCTGTTGTCCTTGGAATTGCACGCCTTCAGTACTTGAAACCCGACCAATTTGGTAAGCTTGTTCACCATTCGCTTTAGCGATTTCCAACACTTTTTCAGCGTTTTCAGGTGCTACAGCTACAACAAAACCAATTCCCATATTGAAAACTGAGTACAAGTCGCGGTCTGCCAACTCGCCTTTTTCTTTCAGCAACTTGAAAATATCAAGTACTGGCCAGCTGCCAAGTGAAATTTCTGCGCCTAAGCCTTCTGGCATCATCCGTGGAATGTTCTCGATAAATCCGCCACCTGTCACATGTGCCATGCCGTGAATTTCAATCTCCTTGCCAATCGCAGCTACAGCTTTCGCGTAAATTTTCGTAGGTGTTAACAATGCATCACCAATTGGTCCAAGCGTCTCATAACCTTCAACTTGTTGATCTAGCGTAAATTGATTTTGCTCAAATACAATTTGACGTACAAGCGAATAACCGTTTGAATGAATGCCGCTAGATGCAAGACCGATTAATACATCGTCAGCTGCAATTTTTTCGCCTGTAACGATTTTGGATTTCTCCGCAGCTCCGACCGCAAACCCAGCAATATCGTATTCATCTTCTTCATAAAGTCCTGGCATTTCTGCTGTTTCTCCGCCAATTAATGCGGCACCCGATTGCACACAGCCATCCGCTACGCCTTTAACGATTTGTTCAATTTTCTCAGGAATTGCTTTACCGACAGCGATATAGTCTAAGAAAAATAAAGGTTCCGCACCTTGTGCAACGATGTCATTGACACACATCGCAACACAATCAATGCCGATTGTATCGTGACGGTCTGCCATGAACGCAAGCTTTAGTTTTGTGCCCACGCCATCCGTTCCGGAAACAAGAACCGGTTCCTTCAAATTTAGCTCAGACAAATCGAACATACCGCCAAATCCACCAAACGCACCGAGCATTCCTTTACGCGCTGTCCGTTCTACATGCGATTTCATGCGGTTTACTGCTTCATAGCCAGCTTCGATATTGACGCCTGCTTTTTCATATGCTTTTGACACACCGGTTCCCCCTTATTTCACTTTTTCTTTTTCGTGCGGCAATACGGTATCTGGATAAATATTGGTTGGGTATTCTCCTGTAAAGCAAGCTAGGCAATGCCCACATTTTGATCCAGGATCTGTGCGTCCAATATTTTGAACCATGCCATCAACCGATAAGAATGTTAACGAATCTGCACCAATAATTTCTCGCATTTCTTCTATTGTATTGTTAGCCGCGATTAATTCGCCTGCTGTGCTAATGTCAATGCCATAAAAGCATGGATTTTTGATTGGCGGTGAACTAATCACCACATGAACTTCTGTCGCACCTGCTTCTTTTAGTAAGTTGACAATGCGTCGTGACGTTGTACCACGAACAATTGAATCATCCACCATAATCACACGTTTGCCTTTCACAACTTGACGCACTGGCGAAAGTTTCATCTTCACGCCTTGTTCACGCAAATCTTGTGAAGGTTGGATAAAGGTACGTCCGACATAACGGTTTTTGATCATGCCAAGTTCATACGGAATCCCGCTTTGTTCAGAATAGCCAATGGCAGCTGAAATACTCGAATCCGGAACACCTGTTACCACGTCCGCTTCAATTTGTACTTCTTTTGCTAATTGAACGCCTAAACGTTTTCTTGCTGCGTGAACGTTAATGCCATCGATATCCGAGTCAGGACGAGAAAAGTAAACATATTCCATCGTACAAATCGAACGCTCTTCTGGATAAGCAAAACGTTCTGCACGCATGCCGTCTTTCGTAATGATCAAAAATTCACCTGGTTCAACCGAACGAACAAATTCTGCTCCTACAATATCAAACGCACACGTTTCAGAAGCCGTTACCCACGCATCCCCCAATTTACCAAGAGACAACGGACGTAAGCCATTTGGATCCAACGCAATATACATCGCTTCTTCAGTCAAAATTACACAAGCAAAAGCGCCTTTTAATAAAGACAACGCATTTTTCGCTTTCTCTTCAAACGTCGCATAGCCGCTTCGTTTAATTAAATGTGCCAACACTTCTGTATCTGAAGTTGTTTGGAAAATACTGCCCTGACGTTCTAGGTGTCCTTTTAACTGCGTGGCATTGACTAAATTACCGTTATGTGAAATCGCCAAACTACCAGTAGTTGAGTTAAAGAGCAGAGGCTGGACATTTTCAATGCCGCTGCCTCCTGCTGTTGCATAGCGAACATGGCCAATTGCGGCATGTCCTGCTATTTTCTCTATTTTTTCAGGCGTAAACACTTCACTGACCATGCCTTCACCTTTTAATGGGAGAAGAGCTTCTCCATCAGTTGAAACAATTCCAGCACCTTCTTGACCGCGGTGTTGTAAAGCGTGCAATCCGTAATACGTCAATTGCGTCGCATTCGGATGTCCCCATATTCCAAAGACACCACATTCTTCATTTAAGCTTCTGATTTCAGCAAGCATGGGATAGCTCCTTTCCAAGCTGAGCGAAGCGTTGCGACGGATTCGTTAATCCAAGTCGTACCGTCTTCACCGTTGATTACAAATTTGTCTCCCGTGACTTGGCCGACTTTCTTAGCATCTGATACGACTTTCTCGAACTGTTCTGCGTTTTCTGGGCTAACTGTTACCACAAAGCGTGATTGCGATTCACTGAACAAAGCAGTTGTTGCAGATCCAGACAACGTGACTTCCATGCCTAATTCGTTACCAAAGGTTTTTTCAGCTAATGCAACAGCCACGCCACCTTCAGCAACGTCATGTGCAGATGCAACGAGTCCTTGTTGAATCGCCGATAAAATTTCTTGTTGGCGCTGTGCTTCGACTGTTAAATCGATCGCTGGTGCTTTACCGAAAATACGTCCCTCGACCATCTTCTGTAATTCACTTCCGCCAAATTCTGTAAAGCTTTCACCAATCAAGTAAACAAAGTCGTCTTGTGTTTTAACGTCTTGCGTTGTTACATGTGCAAGGTCTTCAACAAGCCCGACCATACCGATTGTTGGTGTTGGATAAATAGCCGTACCGTTTGTTTCATTGTATAACGAGACGTTTCCGCCGATAACTGGAGAATCTAAGATGGTACATGCTTCAGACATACCGTCTGCTGCTTTTTCTAACTGCCAGAAGATTTCTGGTTTTTCTGGATTCCCAAAGTTTAAGCAATCTGTAATCGCAAGTGGTTTCGCACCTGATACGACAACATTACGTGCTGCTTCTGCTACCGCAATTTTACCGCCCACTTCTGGATCCAAGTAAATATAGCGAGAGTTACAGTCAGTCGTCATGGCTAAACCTTTGTTCGTACCACGGACACGGACAACTGCAGCATCCGACCCTGGGCTTACCACAGTGCTTGTGCGCACTTGGTGGTCGTATTGATCATAAACCCACTCTTTAGAAGCAATCGTCGGTTGTTTTAATAAAGCGGTTAAGGTTTCATTGAAATCCGTTACTTTTGGCTCTACGTTGTCCATTTGTTGGAACTCTGTAAAGTACGCAGGTACAGCTGAAGGCTTATGGTAAACCGGCGCATCTTCTGCAAGTGCGTCAACAGGAACTTCTGCAACAATTTCACCTTTATGTTTTAAACGTAATGTCGAATCATCTGTTACCGTACCGACTGTCACGGCATCTAAGCCGTATTTCTCGAACAACTCAACGATTTCAGGCTCACGACCAGCTTTAACCACGATTAACATCCGTTCTTGTGATTCAGAAAGCATCATTTCGTATGCTGTCATCCCTGTTTCACGTTGTGGAATGTGATCCAGGTCCATTTCGATTCCTGAACCTGCTTTAGAAGCCATTTCCGCTGAAGAAGAAGTCAGTCCAGCAGCACCCATATCTTGAATCCCGATTAACGCATCTGACTTGATTAGTTCTAAACAAGCTTCAAGCAACAGTTTCTCCATAAACGGGTCACCCACTTGTACTGCAGGACGGTTTTTATCAGAGCCATCCGTTAATTCTTCAGAAGCAAAAGTGGCTCCGTGAATGCCGTCGCGTCCTGTTTTAGCGCCAACGTACATGACCGGGTTACCTGTACCTTTGGCAATTCCTTTTTGAATATCTTCATGATTAATCAATCCGACACACATCGCGTTCACTAATGGATTGCCATCGTAACATTCATCAAATTGAATTTCTCCGCCCACTGTTGGAATTCCGATACAGTTTCCGTATCCGGCAATTCCCGCAACAACTTCTTCAAACAAGTATTTCACGCGGGGTGTTGTTAATTCACCAAAGCGTAATGAGTTCAGCAACGCAATTGGACGTGCGCCCATTGAAAAGACATCACGAATAATGCCGCCAACTCCAGTAGCCGCTCCTTGATAAGGTTCAATAGCTGACGGGTGGTTATGCGATTCCATTTTGAAAACGACCGCTTGTCCGTCACCGATGTCGACAATCCCAGCACCTTCACCAGGTCCTTGAAGAACACGTTCACCTTTAGTCGGGAATTTCGCAAGAACGGGTTTCGAGTTTTTATACGAACAATGCTCAGACCACATAACTGAAAACAAACCTGTTTCCGTATAGTTTGGCAATCTTCCTAAAATCTTTTCAACCATTTCAAATTCCGCGTCCGATAAGCCCATTTGTTGATATACTTTTTGTTCTTTTATTTGAGCAGCATTTGGTTCAAGCATGACTGACATGTGATTCCCTCCACTGTTTAACGATTGATCTAAATAAAGCCAAGCCATCTTTGCCGCCGATTAACTCTGATACTGCACGTTCAGGATGCGGCATCATGCCTAGCACGTTTCCGCGTTCGTTAATGATTCCTGCAATGTTGTTTCGACTGCCGTTAAAATCATCTGCATACGTAAAGACGATCTGATTGTTTTCTTTAAGGTGATTGTATGTCGCATCATCGCAATAATAATTGCCTTCTCCGTGAGCGATTGGAATTTGGATTTCTTCACCTTGTTCGTATTCATTTGTGAACAAGGTATTGTTGTTTTCTACTTTCAATCCAACAGTACGGCACATGAACTTCAAGTTTTTGTTACGTAAAAGAACGCCTGGCAAAAGACCCGCTTCCGTTAAGATTTGGAAACCATTACAGATTCCAAGAACCGGCTTGCCTGCTTCAGCCGCTTTTCTTACTTCATCCATGACTCCAGAGAATTGAGCGATCGCGCCGCAACGCAAGTAATCGCCGTATGAAAATCCGCCTGGTAGTAAAATCCCGTCATAGCTGCTCAAATCTTTTGAGTCATGCCATACGTACTCTGCTTCTTCACCTAATTCATCTTTGACCGCATGGTACATGTCCAAATCACAATTCGAACCTGGGAAAACAATTACTGCGAATTTCATTGCGAGACAACCTCCTCAATTTCATAACGGTAATCTTCAATTACAGTGTTTGCTAAAAGTCGATGACATAATTCATTTACTAAAGAATCTACATTGCGTTCGCTGTCTTCAATAACCAATTCTAGGTATTTGCCAATTCGTACATCTGCCACTTCATCATAGCCCATTTTATGAAGAGAGCCCATAACTGCAGAACCTTGCGGGTCCAATACACTTTCACGTAATGTTACGTATACTTTTACTTTTTTCATGAGTGTTGTCCTCCTAGACGAGTTAAAATGAGTTCGTACGCTTCTGTCAAATTCCCAAGATTGCGGCGGAATACGTCTTTATCAAGCTTTTGTTTTGTTTTCATATCCCAAAGCCGGCAAGTGTCCGGCGAAATTTCATCTGCCAATAAAATTTGACCATTTTTGTCACGGCCAAATTCAATTTTAAAATCAACAAGATCTACGCCAATTTCTTTAAAAAAGCCGATTAACACTTCATTAATTTCGCGTGCCTTTTGCTTGAGCACTGCCACTTCCTCTGCAGTTGCCAGCTTTAGCATATCAACATGATCATCTGTAATTAGTGGATCGCCCAATTCATCATCTTTCAAATAGAACTCCACAACCGGACGGCTAATGGCCACGCCTTCTTCAATGCCAAGACGTTTGGCCATGCTGCCCGCTGTGATGTTCCGGACCACTACTTCCAATGGAATGATGCTTACACTTTGCACCAATTGTTCGTGATCAGACAATTGCTTAACGAAATGAGACGCAATGCCTGCTTCCTGCAATTTTGTGAAAATCAGTGACGTGATTTTATTGTTCAAAATGCCTTTCCCGGTAATTTCTTCTTTTTTCTCACCGTTGAAAGCCGTTGCTGAATCTTTATATTCCACCCACAAAATTCCCTGTTCATCCGTTGCATACAGGCGTTTTGCTTTTCCTTCGTACAATAGCTGACCTTTTTCCATTTTCAGAAGCCCCCGTTTAGTTTAATCCAAGTCGGTTGAAAATCATGTCTACTTGTTGCAAGTGGTGATTGTAATCAAAGCAATCATCCAATTCTTCTTTAGATAGCTTAGCTGTAATCGTGTCATTTGCTTCCACAATTTTGCGGAAATGCGTTTGGTTTTCCCAAGCTTCCATCGCACATGGCTGAACGGTATCGTAAGCTGCCTCGCGAGCCATCCCTTTATCGATCAATGCCAACAACACACGCTGTGAATAAATCAAACCTAACGTTGAATCCATATTGCGTTTCATGTTCTCTGGGAACACTGTTAAGTTTTTCACGATATTACCGAAACGATTTAACATGTAGTTAAGCGCAATCGTTGCATCTGGTAAAATCACACGTTCTGCTGATGAATGCGAAATGTCGCGTTCGTGCCATAAAGATACGTTTTCGTAAGCTGTTAGCATGTAGCCACGGATTAAACGTGCAAGGCCCGTCATGTTTTCAGAACCGATTGGGTTACGTTTATGTGGCATTGCAGAAGAACCTTTTTGGCCTTTTGCAAAAAACTCTTCTACTTCGCGTGTTTCCGATTTTTGCAATCCGCGAATTTCTGTCGCAAATTTCTCAACAGATGAACCAATCAATGCGAGTACACTTAAATACTGTGCGTGACGATCGCGTTGCAATGTTTGTGTGGAAATAGGTGATGCTGCAAGACCTAACTCTTTGCAGACATATGCTTCAACAAATGGATCAATATTAGCGTACGTTCCAACTGCACCAGACATTTTGCCTGTTTCAATTGAAGCTGCTGCCGCTTCGAAACGTTCTAAGTTACGTTTCATTTCTTCGTGCCATAATGCAAGTTTCAAACCGAAAGTTGTTGGTTCTGCATGCACACCATGTGTACGGCCCATCATGACCGTCATTTTATGTTCTTTTGCTTTATTCGCAAGAATTTCGATAAAGTTTGTTAAGTCTTTACGGATAATGACGTTTGCTTGTTTTAACAAGTAAGACAATGCGGTATCAACAACGTCTGTTGAAGTTAAGCCGTAATGAACCCATTTGCGTTCTTCGCCAAGCGTTTCGGATACTGCTCTTGTAAAAGCAACTACATCATGACGTGTTTCTTCTTCAATTTCCAAAATGCGATCTACTGAAAAAGAAGCGTCTTTACGAATTTTGGCTACGTCTTCTTTCGGAATATCTCCGATTTCTGCCCAAGCTTCACATGCTAAAATTTCAACTTCTAGCCATGCATTGTATTTGTTTTCTTCTGTCCAAATTGCGCCCATTTCGGGTCTTGTGTAACGTGCGATCATAAATTAGTTCCTCCAATTATTCTGGCCAAATGCCAGATCTATCTATTTCACCTAAAGTTGCCTCTAAGTCTTCCGTTAATATCGTAACATGTCCCATCTTCCGTTTCTGCTTTGCTTCGTCTTTTCCGTACAAATGAATCGACCAATTTGGAAATTGTGCTATTTTTGAAGCAAGTGGCGCGACATGCTCACCTAACACGTTGACCATTACTGCTTGAGACCAAAGGATTGGCTGTCTTAGTGGCCAGCCGCAAATGGCACGGATATGTTGATGGAACTGCGATATGTTTGTCGCTTCGATTGAATAATGACCTGAATTATGAGGACGTGGCGCCAATTCATTGACGATAATGCCACCGTCTTCTAACACGAACATTTCAACGGCTAATGTGCCTACCATATTGAGATGAGTCGCAATTTTTTCAGCTGCTTTTTTCGCCTCATCCATTGTCTTTTTATCGATTCTTGCTGGAACAATCGTCTCATGTAAAATATGGTCTTTATGAATATTTTCACCAATCGGCAAAATAGCTGTTTCACCGTGTACGTTGCGTTGAATAATAACGGAAATTTCTTTTGTGAATTCTACAAAAGCTTCAGCAACACATTCGCCATTTGTGAATAATCTTTTGGCTAAAGAAAGTTCTTCTATAGAAGAAACAGTTTGTTGCCCCTTGCCGTCATACCCACCTCGTGCTGTTTTCACAACGAATGGAAATGACAATTGACTACTTTTTTCTTTTAACTCTTCAAACGTAGAAGCTGTAACATAATCTGCCACGACAACACCAGCTTCAGAAATCGCTTGTTTTTCAACAATTCGATTTTGTGTCACACGAATCAATTCAGATCCTTGCGGCACATAAGCGATTTCTGCTAATTTTGATAGCCCGTCTACATCTATATTTTCAAACTCATAAGTAATGACGTCACTCACTTCAGCTAACTCTTCTAACGCATGCTGATCATTAAACGGTGCAACGATTTGTATATCCGCAACTTGACCTGTTGGTGAATCCATAGCTGGATCGAGAACAGCAATTTTAAATCCTGCTTCTTTTGCAGCAAGCGCCATCATGCGTCCTAATTGACCGCCGCCGATAATGCCAATCGTTTGTCCAGGTAATATGGTTTTTGTCATACCAAATCCCCCGAACTTTCTAGAACTGCTGCTGTGATGCGATCTCTTCTTTCATGCAATGCTTGTGCTGCCTGCTCATCTACCGTCCCCAGTATTTGCGCTGCTAGTAACCCAGCATTTACAGCTCCAGCTTTGCCGATAGCGACAGTCGCCACTGGAACTCCGCCAGGCATCTGAACGATTGATAATAAGGAATCTAAGCCGTTTAACGCTTTTGATTGAACAGGTACACCGATAACCGGTAAAGTTGTTTTGGCTGCTACCATACCTGGCAAATGAGCAGCACCGCCTGCCCCTGCAATAATCACGTGCAATCCACGTTCACGTGCTTGTTCTGCATAGCTGAACATTAAATCCGGTGTCCGGTGCGCTGAAACCACTTTCTTTTCGTAGCTTAATCCCAGTTCATCTAATACATCACACGCATGCTTCATTGTTTCCCAATCACTCGTACTTCCCATAATGACGCCAATTCGCGGATTCATCGATTGCACTCTCCTTTTAAAAAATAAAAAGTCCTTAAGTAAACTGCTCACATTACGTGAAAAGCAGTTTACTTAAGGACTGTAAATGATACGAATTTTAAATGATGGCATAAAGAAGCACATCCTTCGCTTTACGACCAATAAGTTGCTTTCCCGCATAGTCCGGACATTTACGGTGTCCTGGTAGAGACGCAGAAGCCAATTCTTCTGCATATATGGGGTATCCTCACTTATCATAACAAGACGACGAAACTACGTCAATGATAAAGTCGAACAATAAGTTATACAATTATTTAATCGTTCGTCTTTATAAGGTCTGACTTATCTTTATTCTAGTTTATCTCCTTTAAACTTGACGATTTGCCTAATAGGTACTGGTTGGCCATTTACTTCCTGAAACAGAGGCTCCTCTTTTCGTCCAACTGCTGCGTAGCCTTCCGCTTTCATCCGATCCAGACATTCCGAAATAGATTCATGTTCTTCAACTTCAAACCACACTGTATTCTTACTCATTTAAACAAGTTGCCCCTTTTCACTGACTTTACCCAAAATCCGCCATGAATTGTTTTAGGTTCATACGCAATAATAAAAGCTTTTGGATCAAGCTCTTGAATCGCTTTGTATAGCTTTAGTTCCATTTTTCGCGGAGTTAAAATTTGCATCGATTGCCGATCCCCGTCACGCCCATTGGTATTCCAATCCGTGACACCGTAGCCTTTTTCGCGAAGTTGCTTAGGCAAATACTCTCCGGCTTCACTCGTAATAACGTTTACCGTAATATAACCAAGAGCCATTTTTTCCTCGATTTTAGAACCGATAACAACCCCTGATCCGTAACCTAATGCATAAGCAACCAGGTTTTGAATTTGATCAAGATTATCAAGAACCAATCCAAGTCCTACTATGTATATAACAACCTCTACCATACTAACGGCTGCTGCTAAATAGCGATAGCCTTTTAACGTCATAATCATTCGCAATGTGAAAAAAGTTACATACACAATATTGATTGAAAAAATTATTAGCACCATAATCCATGGGTTTATATCCAATCTTTACACCCCTCTGATTTTCATTAACAATTAATTTTCATA is part of the Planococcus kocurii genome and encodes:
- the purN gene encoding phosphoribosylglycinamide formyltransferase; this translates as MKTKTKIAVFASGNGSNFQAIVDAITDGNLEAELMLVVTDKPQAFVVERAKKAGVASFSFIPSKYDSKQHYEEMLKEKLQALGVEWIILAGYMRLIGPVLLEAYENRIVNIHPSVLPAFPGKDAIGQTLAAGAENAGVTVHYVDAGMDTGNIIAQQSFPVLGRGREEVEQQIHQIEHELYPATLQQLFDR
- the purM gene encoding phosphoribosylformylglycinamidine cyclo-ligase, with the protein product MSKAYEKAGVNIEAGYEAVNRMKSHVERTARKGMLGAFGGFGGMFDLSELNLKEPVLVSGTDGVGTKLKLAFMADRHDTIGIDCVAMCVNDIVAQGAEPLFFLDYIAVGKAIPEKIEQIVKGVADGCVQSGAALIGGETAEMPGLYEEDEYDIAGFAVGAAEKSKIVTGEKIAADDVLIGLASSGIHSNGYSLVRQIVFEQNQFTLDQQVEGYETLGPIGDALLTPTKIYAKAVAAIGKEIEIHGMAHVTGGGFIENIPRMMPEGLGAEISLGSWPVLDIFKLLKEKGELADRDLYSVFNMGIGFVVAVAPENAEKVLEIAKANGEQAYQIGRVSSTEGVQFQGQQDGTLDEN
- the purF gene encoding amidophosphoribosyltransferase, translated to MLAEIRSLNEECGVFGIWGHPNATQLTYYGLHALQHRGQEGAGIVSTDGEALLPLKGEGMVSEVFTPEKIEKIAGHAAIGHVRYATAGGSGIENVQPLLFNSTTGSLAISHNGNLVNATQLKGHLERQGSIFQTTSDTEVLAHLIKRSGYATFEEKAKNALSLLKGAFACVILTEEAMYIALDPNGLRPLSLGKLGDAWVTASETCAFDIVGAEFVRSVEPGEFLIITKDGMRAERFAYPEERSICTMEYVYFSRPDSDIDGINVHAARKRLGVQLAKEVQIEADVVTGVPDSSISAAIGYSEQSGIPYELGMIKNRYVGRTFIQPSQDLREQGVKMKLSPVRQVVKGKRVIMVDDSIVRGTTSRRIVNLLKEAGATEVHVVISSPPIKNPCFYGIDISTAGELIAANNTIEEMREIIGADSLTFLSVDGMVQNIGRTDPGSKCGHCLACFTGEYPTNIYPDTVLPHEKEKVK
- the purL gene encoding phosphoribosylformylglycinamidine synthase subunit PurL codes for the protein MSVMLEPNAAQIKEQKVYQQMGLSDAEFEMVEKILGRLPNYTETGLFSVMWSEHCSYKNSKPVLAKFPTKGERVLQGPGEGAGIVDIGDGQAVVFKMESHNHPSAIEPYQGAATGVGGIIRDVFSMGARPIALLNSLRFGELTTPRVKYLFEEVVAGIAGYGNCIGIPTVGGEIQFDECYDGNPLVNAMCVGLINHEDIQKGIAKGTGNPVMYVGAKTGRDGIHGATFASEELTDGSDKNRPAVQVGDPFMEKLLLEACLELIKSDALIGIQDMGAAGLTSSSAEMASKAGSGIEMDLDHIPQRETGMTAYEMMLSESQERMLIVVKAGREPEIVELFEKYGLDAVTVGTVTDDSTLRLKHKGEIVAEVPVDALAEDAPVYHKPSAVPAYFTEFQQMDNVEPKVTDFNETLTALLKQPTIASKEWVYDQYDHQVRTSTVVSPGSDAAVVRVRGTNKGLAMTTDCNSRYIYLDPEVGGKIAVAEAARNVVVSGAKPLAITDCLNFGNPEKPEIFWQLEKAADGMSEACTILDSPVIGGNVSLYNETNGTAIYPTPTIGMVGLVEDLAHVTTQDVKTQDDFVYLIGESFTEFGGSELQKMVEGRIFGKAPAIDLTVEAQRQQEILSAIQQGLVASAHDVAEGGVAVALAEKTFGNELGMEVTLSGSATTALFSESQSRFVVTVSPENAEQFEKVVSDAKKVGQVTGDKFVINGEDGTTWINESVATLRSAWKGAIPCLLKSEA
- the purQ gene encoding phosphoribosylformylglycinamidine synthase subunit PurQ — encoded protein: MKFAVIVFPGSNCDLDMYHAVKDELGEEAEYVWHDSKDLSSYDGILLPGGFSYGDYLRCGAIAQFSGVMDEVRKAAEAGKPVLGICNGFQILTEAGLLPGVLLRNKNLKFMCRTVGLKVENNNTLFTNEYEQGEEIQIPIAHGEGNYYCDDATYNHLKENNQIVFTYADDFNGSRNNIAGIINERGNVLGMMPHPERAVSELIGGKDGLALFRSIVKQWRESHVSHA
- the purS gene encoding phosphoribosylformylglycinamidine synthase subunit PurS translates to MKKVKVYVTLRESVLDPQGSAVMGSLHKMGYDEVADVRIGKYLELVIEDSERNVDSLVNELCHRLLANTVIEDYRYEIEEVVSQ
- the purC gene encoding phosphoribosylaminoimidazolesuccinocarboxamide synthase, giving the protein MEKGQLLYEGKAKRLYATDEQGILWVEYKDSATAFNGEKKEEITGKGILNNKITSLIFTKLQEAGIASHFVKQLSDHEQLVQSVSIIPLEVVVRNITAGSMAKRLGIEEGVAISRPVVEFYLKDDELGDPLITDDHVDMLKLATAEEVAVLKQKAREINEVLIGFFKEIGVDLVDFKIEFGRDKNGQILLADEISPDTCRLWDMKTKQKLDKDVFRRNLGNLTEAYELILTRLGGQHS
- the purB gene encoding adenylosuccinate lyase; the encoded protein is MIARYTRPEMGAIWTEENKYNAWLEVEILACEAWAEIGDIPKEDVAKIRKDASFSVDRILEIEEETRHDVVAFTRAVSETLGEERKWVHYGLTSTDVVDTALSYLLKQANVIIRKDLTNFIEILANKAKEHKMTVMMGRTHGVHAEPTTFGLKLALWHEEMKRNLERFEAAAASIETGKMSGAVGTYANIDPFVEAYVCKELGLAASPISTQTLQRDRHAQYLSVLALIGSSVEKFATEIRGLQKSETREVEEFFAKGQKGSSAMPHKRNPIGSENMTGLARLIRGYMLTAYENVSLWHERDISHSSAERVILPDATIALNYMLNRFGNIVKNLTVFPENMKRNMDSTLGLIYSQRVLLALIDKGMAREAAYDTVQPCAMEAWENQTHFRKIVEANDTITAKLSKEELDDCFDYNHHLQQVDMIFNRLGLN
- the purK gene encoding 5-(carboxyamino)imidazole ribonucleotide synthase; amino-acid sequence: MTKTILPGQTIGIIGGGQLGRMMALAAKEAGFKIAVLDPAMDSPTGQVADIQIVAPFNDQHALEELAEVSDVITYEFENIDVDGLSKLAEIAYVPQGSELIRVTQNRIVEKQAISEAGVVVADYVTASTFEELKEKSSQLSFPFVVKTARGGYDGKGQQTVSSIEELSLAKRLFTNGECVAEAFVEFTKEISVIIQRNVHGETAILPIGENIHKDHILHETIVPARIDKKTMDEAKKAAEKIATHLNMVGTLAVEMFVLEDGGIIVNELAPRPHNSGHYSIEATNISQFHQHIRAICGWPLRQPILWSQAVMVNVLGEHVAPLASKIAQFPNWSIHLYGKDEAKQKRKMGHVTILTEDLEATLGEIDRSGIWPE
- the purE gene encoding 5-(carboxyamino)imidazole ribonucleotide mutase, which encodes MNPRIGVIMGSTSDWETMKHACDVLDELGLSYEKKVVSAHRTPDLMFSYAEQARERGLHVIIAGAGGAAHLPGMVAAKTTLPVIGVPVQSKALNGLDSLLSIVQMPGGVPVATVAIGKAGAVNAGLLAAQILGTVDEQAAQALHERRDRITAAVLESSGDLV
- a CDS encoding NETI motif-containing protein, with the translated sequence MSKNTVWFEVEEHESISECLDRMKAEGYAAVGRKEEPLFQEVNGQPVPIRQIVKFKGDKLE